In one Streptomyces sp. NBC_01241 genomic region, the following are encoded:
- a CDS encoding phosphocholine-specific phospholipase C, with the protein MDDIRHVVILMQENRSFDHYFGTLNGVRGFDDRQALTFPNGDSVFRQPALSRTDGGFLLPYRMDSTKFNAQNADGLPHDWESGHDANNNGAMNRWTSAKGEQSMGYLTREDIPYQYALADAFTLCDAYFCSMAGPTSPNRLYLWTGTVGPGRDGTTGPWIDNTPLPDNPVCDWTTYAERLSAANVTWRVYHTPGLDERHGNYEDNALEYFARFHTFDKDDPRYINAMTKWDLSAFDAHCKDGTLPTVSWLVSPYLFCEHPTASPAYGAHWVNTALQSVFANPDVWRHTVFLVMYDENDGYFDHMVPPSPPAATPEEFVDGQPIGLGNRVPLWVISPWSRGSWVNSQVFDHTSVLRFLEVVTGVREPNISEWRRAVCGDLTSCFDFALPDFSIPALPDTRALVEQADAAMELPPVELPAPGTQVMPTQEPGGARPHRALPYRPWADVAVDRATGKVTCTLANEGTVSFHFTVFPNIARPFAGTPFTVAPRSTATYVWDAVRTDGRYDFTVHGADGFVCRFAGTVTGVDQNDAAAPRVTGVLRGGKPENASVELLLANDGGSEVCFTVAPNDFGGTEHTQLLGPREKAVLNWPTDSGRYDMTVTADGGTGFARRYAGTVHAAPNTITADVS; encoded by the coding sequence ATGGACGACATCCGCCACGTCGTGATCCTCATGCAGGAGAACCGCAGTTTCGACCACTACTTCGGCACGCTGAACGGCGTGCGCGGGTTCGACGACCGTCAGGCTCTGACGTTCCCGAACGGCGACAGCGTCTTCCGTCAGCCCGCCCTCTCCCGGACCGACGGCGGCTTCCTGCTGCCCTACCGGATGGACTCCACGAAGTTCAACGCGCAGAACGCCGACGGCCTGCCGCACGACTGGGAATCCGGTCACGATGCCAACAACAACGGCGCGATGAACCGCTGGACATCGGCCAAGGGTGAGCAGAGCATGGGCTACCTCACCCGTGAGGACATTCCCTACCAGTACGCGCTGGCCGACGCGTTCACACTCTGCGACGCCTACTTCTGCTCAATGGCCGGACCCACCAGTCCCAACCGCCTCTACCTGTGGACCGGCACCGTCGGCCCGGGCCGGGACGGCACGACCGGCCCGTGGATCGACAACACCCCGCTTCCCGACAACCCGGTCTGCGACTGGACCACCTACGCAGAACGCTTGTCGGCCGCCAACGTCACCTGGCGCGTTTACCACACTCCCGGACTGGACGAGCGCCACGGCAACTACGAGGACAACGCCCTGGAGTACTTCGCCCGGTTCCACACCTTCGACAAGGACGACCCGCGCTACATCAATGCGATGACGAAGTGGGACCTGTCGGCGTTCGACGCCCACTGCAAGGACGGCACGTTGCCGACAGTGTCCTGGCTGGTCTCTCCGTATCTGTTCTGCGAACACCCGACCGCCAGCCCCGCTTACGGCGCCCACTGGGTCAACACCGCCCTTCAGTCAGTCTTCGCCAACCCGGACGTGTGGCGGCACACCGTCTTCCTCGTCATGTACGACGAGAACGACGGCTACTTCGACCACATGGTGCCGCCGTCCCCGCCCGCCGCGACCCCCGAGGAGTTCGTGGACGGGCAGCCGATCGGGCTGGGCAACCGCGTACCCCTGTGGGTGATATCACCGTGGTCGCGCGGCAGCTGGGTCAATTCCCAGGTCTTCGACCACACCTCCGTCCTGCGCTTCCTGGAAGTCGTCACCGGCGTGCGGGAACCCAACATCTCGGAGTGGCGTCGCGCCGTATGCGGCGACCTCACCAGTTGCTTCGACTTCGCCCTGCCCGACTTCTCGATCCCCGCACTGCCGGACACCCGGGCGCTGGTGGAGCAGGCCGACGCGGCGATGGAACTGCCACCGGTGGAGCTCCCGGCACCGGGCACACAGGTCATGCCGACACAGGAACCGGGCGGTGCGCGTCCTCACCGGGCGCTGCCGTACCGCCCATGGGCCGACGTCGCTGTGGACCGCGCCACCGGCAAGGTCACCTGCACACTCGCCAACGAAGGAACGGTCTCCTTCCACTTCACGGTGTTCCCGAACATCGCGCGGCCGTTCGCCGGTACGCCGTTCACTGTCGCGCCGCGCAGCACTGCCACCTACGTGTGGGATGCCGTACGCACGGACGGGCGCTACGACTTCACCGTTCACGGCGCCGACGGCTTCGTCTGCCGATTCGCCGGAACGGTGACCGGAGTTGATCAGAACGACGCTGCCGCTCCTCGGGTGACAGGGGTCCTGCGGGGCGGCAAGCCGGAGAACGCCTCGGTCGAGTTGCTGCTGGCCAACGACGGTGGTTCGGAGGTGTGCTTCACCGTCGCCCCGAACGACTTCGGCGGCACGGAACACACGCAACTGCTCGGCCCGCGCGAGAAGGCGGTCCTGAACTGGCCCACGGACAGCGGGCGGTACGACATGACCGTCACGGCGGACGGAGGCACGGGCTTCGCCCGGCGGTACGCGGGGACAGTACACGCGGCCCCGAACACGATTACGGCTGATGTCTCGTGA
- a CDS encoding HAD family hydrolase has product MNHRRATPGLPAAVLFDMDGTLVDTERLWWAAVEQVADGIGRQLTDADTHHVLGRPAAHTADHLHRTGGPAVPAPDVLAIELDAAFAARVACEVVPRPGALRLLDELAAAGVPTAIVSASPRHVVDLVRKALGEERFALTIAVEDTVHTKPAPDPYLAAAAALGVDPRACVVVEDTPTGVAAAEAAGCMVLAVPSTVPIPSAARRTVLDSLERADVTMLVSLFTSAERN; this is encoded by the coding sequence ATGAACCATCGCAGGGCCACACCCGGCCTTCCCGCTGCCGTGCTGTTCGACATGGACGGCACACTCGTCGACACCGAGAGGCTGTGGTGGGCGGCCGTGGAACAGGTGGCAGACGGGATCGGGCGGCAGCTGACCGACGCCGACACGCATCATGTGCTGGGCCGGCCGGCCGCACACACCGCAGATCACCTGCACCGCACCGGCGGGCCGGCGGTCCCCGCCCCTGACGTGCTCGCCATCGAACTGGATGCGGCGTTCGCCGCCCGAGTCGCCTGCGAGGTCGTCCCGCGACCGGGCGCGCTGCGCCTGCTGGACGAACTGGCCGCGGCCGGGGTCCCCACGGCGATCGTCTCCGCGTCGCCGCGCCATGTCGTCGACCTCGTGCGCAAGGCCCTGGGCGAGGAGCGGTTCGCGTTGACAATCGCCGTCGAGGACACGGTCCACACCAAGCCGGCGCCTGATCCGTACCTCGCCGCGGCCGCAGCCCTCGGCGTCGATCCGCGCGCCTGCGTAGTCGTCGAAGACACGCCCACGGGTGTCGCCGCGGCCGAGGCCGCCGGGTGCATGGTGCTGGCCGTGCCCTCCACCGTACCGATCCCGTCCGCAGCACGGCGGACGGTCCTCGACTCCCTGGAGCGGGCCGATGTGACCATGCTCGTATCCCTGTTCACGTCCGCGGAAAGGAACTGA